In the Caenorhabditis elegans chromosome X genome, one interval contains:
- the Y40C7B.4 gene encoding uncharacterized protein (Confirmed by transcript evidence), producing the protein MSDVELKYEYPLHVADPENLTIRQQVEVNKRQNEADRIKKMISKRDALIEKLRVLDEDIKNEVARMNARREAYDNEIAIKMRREGANLNIRKRKLIENDNRLDNEADVIGKKSRALEKQNVIVQPSAIATPQPAVTPEFTTPTSDDPSAEFEKLSVHSNGSSN; encoded by the exons ATGTCTGATGTGGAGTTGAAATACGAGTACCCCCTCCACGTGGCTGATCCCGAAAACCTTACAATACGTCAGCAGGTGGAAGTCAATAAACGACAAAATGAGGCGGATCGTATTAAGAAAATGATATCTAAGAGGGATGCACTTATAGAAAAACTCAGGGTTCTGGATGAAGACATCAAAAACGAGGTCGCACGAATGAATGCTCGTCGTGAGGCCTATGATAAtgaaattgcaataaaaatgagaCGCGAAGGTGCCAACCTTAATATAAGAAAgcgaaaattaattgaaaatgacaaTCGCTTGGACAATGAAGCCGACGTCATTGGCAAAAAGTCTCGAGCGTTGGAAAAGCAAAATGT cattGTCCAACCCTCCGCAATCGCAACTCCTCAACCTGCTGTCACTCCGGAGTTTACTACTCCAACATCTGATGATCCATcagctgaatttgaaaaactttcagtCCACTCAAACGGATCATCTAATTAA